The genomic window AATCCAACAATCCTTGAACTCGCTTGGCAATCGCTTTACCTGAATCAACTAATAAGACGTCCTTACCTAAGACTTGCTGAATCTCAGTCTTAATCAATGGAAAGTGTGTACATCCTAAGACGGCTACATCAATCGTGTTGATCATCGGTTGAAGGATCTGTTGCAACTCTTCAAGATCAATCGCCTCACCTCTTAGTTTATTTTCAGCCATATCCACCAGCCGTGTCGAGCCTAAAAGCTCGACTCTTTTATTAATTGAGAAGTTTTTGATGAGATCGTGAGTGTATTCACGAGTAATCGTAGCGGGCGTTGCAATAAGCCCCACTGCTTTATTAGCAAGTAGAGATGCCGGTTTAATTGCAGGAACAACACCGACAATTGGAATTAGATTACCAGCTCGAAGTGTAGGTAGCACAATCGTACTGGCTGTATTACAGGCTATCACGACGATATCAATAGCGTGGCTCGATACAAAACTCGCCACGATGCTTTGAACTCTGTGGATAAGGACTTGTTGATCAAGTTCACCGTATGGATAAGCCTCATTATCGAATACATAAATATAGTTATGATTCGGCAGTAACTGACTTATCTCTTTATACACAGATAGCCCCCCTACCCCAGAATCAAAGACTAATATGTTTTTTTGTAGACTATCCGACACAATGATTACCTGTAATAAGTTCCGCCGTCATAATACTCCTTCGCTTAGTGTTCGCCAATCCTCTCTCTACATAATACAAGCTCGATAGCGTTGATGAACAAATCGCTCAGCCTGCTCTACATTTTCCAGCGCTATCTTAAGCTTTCCTTTAAAGCAAGGGGCTGACGTGACTAAAGTATGAAACTCACCATCTTCTCCACATGGATCGACGTGACTTGGCAAACTCTCTACTAGCTCAGACGTGTATTGTTGTCCACAATAACTAGCTTCTAATGCCTCACTATCGACCGTGACGAGAAAGGTGTCGATTCCTCTATCTATGATTTCTTGAGCCAGCGCTTGGCTACTCTCTCCCATAAGAGGAAACACACACTCCCAACCGGCAGGTTCTATATAACTTCTTCGGTACTCAGCAATGCCATTACAAAACATATCACCAAACGCGACTGCATCGATGGATAAGCCCGAGCCTTTAAGCGCCTTAACAATGGTACGTTGATAGATCTCGTTACTCGGAAACACTTCTGGAAGCTCAATCTTGATTAATGGTAAACCGATTAATTGAGCCTGCATGACAACCACACCGAGCGGAGTCACTTGGAAAGGAACTTCATCTCCAACATATGTCGTATAAAGCGCAACAACTTCATATTCAGAGCTTTCAAGTAGACGCTCCAGCGTTAAAGTGGAGTCTTTTCCTGATGACCAGCTTATGATGACTTTCTTTTTCATTAATACACTCTACAAGAAAAAACCGCCCGAAGGCGGTTTAGGAAATTAGAATTGGTAAGTCGCTGATACAAAGTATTCACGACCCGGTGTCGCGTAACCACTATACATCTCATAATCTTTATTGAATGCGTTACTCAGCTTTCCTTTCACCTTAAACTCTGGCGAAACGGCGTACTCCGCAGTAAAGTTCCAAAGACTGTAACTTGCCAATCGTGTCGCACCATTGAAGCGCTCGCCTTGGTATAGGTACTGAGAGCCTAATACCCAATCCCCAAATTCAGCAAAAGCATTCCACTTGGCACCTTGTTTGGATCGATATGCCAATTGCTGTTCCTTACCATTAGATTTATCGACGGGATCTTTCCAATCAAGGTAGAACTGATGGGTAACAATTGAGGTGTCGAATCCAAGGCCTAATTCCACCCCTTTTATTTCAGCTTCACCAATATTAGTCATACCTGAACCTTGCCACATCAACATGTTATCAATCTTGTTGATAAAGCCAGTAATCGACCAATCTAAATAAGAGTGTGAACCTTCAAGGGTAAGTTCAGTATTCTGAGAGTCTTCTGCTTTTAAATTAGGAGCTTCATAACCTGGGTAATATAAGTCTAAGAAGGTCGGCGCTCTGAAGGCAGTACCATAGCTTGCTTTAATCTCATAGTTATCAAGAAACGCCCAACCCGCAGCCGCTTGCCACGTCGTATTGTTTCCATACTGGCTGTTTTCATCGTTTCGAGCACTCGCTTCCAATGTCCAACTGTCTAACGTGTATTGACTAATGACACTGACACCGTAATTTTCACGAGGATTCTCTTCCGGCTTATAGTAATGAGAGCCTGTATAACCTTCATCCAACTCTTCTCGGCGATAATCAACTCCCGCCCCTAAAGCTAACTGCTCATTGACTCGGTAAGAGTTTAACCACGCAGCATTGATTTGGTTAATCGAAGTGATACCACCACTTTTCTTACTCTTACCGACAACATAATCGTAGTTATCTTGTTCTGCGTAAGTCAGATCAAGAGTTGAAGTGAGGTCACCTTCGCTGTAAGCCAAATTTGTGTTGATAGAACGAAATTCAGTTCGACCGACTTTTTCTTCGTGACTTGCCGGCCCCCAAGAGGAAGCGGCATAACTATTGTCATATTCGCCTTCGTTATCATAAGCCACCACATTGACAAAAGCATTCACACGCTTAGTCAGTTGGTTTTGGTAGCCAATGTTGACATTGTATGACTCAAAACCATGCTCATCACCCTCATTGATACCGTCAAGCGGCTTAACGTTAAATCCATCATCTTTTTCATAACCCACAACGGCTTTAATATGTTGGCTATCATCAATCTTATGCAGCGCGGCTAAAGAGGTAACATAGTGGTTATTAGTACCAAAACCACCGTGTACTTTAACGGCATTTTCATTCACATCAGCTCGAGTAATAATATTGATTACACCTGAAATCGCTTCTGACCCATATACAGAGGCACGAGCACCACGAATGAATTCAATTCTTTCAATTGAGTTGACTGGTAGAGAGTTAAAATCCACGCCCCCCATCATGGCCCTTGGTAAACGGGTACCATCGACCAGAACTAAGACTTGAGAGGAACTGCCTCCTCGCACATAGAACGAGGCGGTTTGCCCACGACCGCCATACTGGGCCACTTCAACACTTGGCAGAGTTCGAAAAACATCAATGAGGCTGTTAGCTTGAAGTTTTGAAATATCTTCTCTAGTTACAACAACCGTTTGTGCCAATACAGCACCATCAACTTGCTCAAAACGGTTAGCCGTAACCACCATAGTTTCATCAGCTGATGCTTCTTGGGCGTGTAAATTGGAGATAGGTGAAAGCAGCGATGCAACAGCAACCGCTAAAAGGGATTTGTTCATGTTGTGATCCTAAATCGCGTAAAGTCCTACCAAACCACATCTTATGGTTTGGCCGCTGGCAGGTATTCGGACTCAAGAGCACAACCTAATGGTTACCTAATATTCGACTTCCCACAAAAAGCTATTTGCAGTGTCTGATGAATACTCGTTCTCTTTTACCGCTGCGCGTCAGAGATGTACAGTTGGGAAAGAATACGTTTAAAAAATAGATTGGATAAGGATAAAGCCTTTAAGAATGGGAGCTAGTGCGTCTAAAACTGAAAATATCTGCCCAATCCGTATCACTGTCTAAATTTTTCACATTCTCTTATGGTCTGTCTAACTTTTTATTCAATTAGACCATTGAGAATCATGAGATTCGCGTTCTTACTTTCCCTGCAACATAGACGGACAGAAAACCTAAACCTGCCAAAAAAATCGATTTTAATCAAAACCAACTTGATTACCAGTTTAATCTATTGAAATTAAATAAAGTTGTTTATGAAATTTATTAATAGTAACTATTCAGGGGGCAATTGGAGATAAAATTAGAAATCGGGAATTAATACCACTCATAACTCTTAAGCGATGATTATAAATAATATAAGTGCTATCAATGGAGAAAATATGGCGACCTTATAGTAACCAAGCCATTTACCTGTCGACTTAAAATGTTTGTTTAAGCGACTCTTCATTGCTGTAATTTCAGTATTTAACTCATCTGGGTACTCAGCTTCTTTTCCATCAATAGAGCTAAATACAAGATCTTTAGCTTTCTCCAATGATTCATACTTATTCTTTTGACTTTTAAGCAATCCGTACATAAGCAGAATCGTAACAATAACTCCGATTACTAGCAGGACAAAAACTAGTGCGTCTAACTGACCCTTTTGCATAATTGCGGCTAATGCCATAACAGAGGCTGGGACGGAAAAAAGCTTAAAAACAATGTCACTAGTCAGATTAGTTAATTTTTCAGATAGCTCAATTTCAGCTTCAGCAACTTCTTTTTTAGCCTTATGAAACGAAAAACCACTTAAGTAAGTAGACAGATTATTCTGATATAAAGCAACGAATGCTCCCCAAGAATCAATCAATTTGTTAAAGGCTTCATCTGGGGCATAACCTCCACCTAAAAATTCATGCAATGAAGCATAAAAAACACTCAGTTTATCACTGTAGTGCATATTCAATTCGGATTCGGCTGAAGTCAACTCATTCAAAAGAGAGAAATTAATGTCTTTCGATAGTAAATTTTCAGAAATACTTACACTTAAAACTATAGGTGTTCGATGTTCACCTGAGAGATAAACTAAAGTCCGAGAATCACCCATTTTTTCATCATGATAATGAGCTAAGTTTTCAAGTTTAGCTACACTTCTAATTAGTAATTTCAGCCGGCTAAAAATATCATCGTCATCAGATTCTATTGAGTTAGCTGAATAATATAAATCTTCATCGAATAAATAAAATTCAGGCAATTCAACATCTTCAGAATAAGAAAATGTAAAGTTATCAAGAAAAGCATTTAAGTTTTGGTAAAATTGAGATTCATTAGTTCTAGGCGTTCGAAAAGTTAACTCAATTTCTTGGTCTATATAATCATTAAAATTGACTGAATTTCCATCAATATCACTACCATTTATCTCACGCAGGTATTCACATTGCTCAAGAATTTCAGCTATACCCTCAGTAACATGAACAGAGCAACTAAACACAGGCCGATTAAAGCTATGCTGAGATGCTGCTCTGCGTAACTGAACTAAAGGATAAAAAGACACTGGTTGCTACCCATTAATTTGCTGATTTAGTTTATCAATCAGATCTTGTGGAAGATCCTTGATTATAACTTTAGCTCCATCGAAGTAAACCCTTGCACTGGGATTACCACCTATATCTTCCTTATCAAATTCTAGGTGTAAATCGTCACCTTTGTAGACTAAATGAGTCATTGTTTTGAGTTTTGTCTTATTAACAGGGAACTCAGGTGGAACACCACTTTCTTCGCGGTTTAAATATGTAACAAACTCATCAGCATATCTATCAGCCTGCTCTTCATCATCGGTAGGAAAAAAACGTCGGGCGATTCCTTCGATATCAGGTAAAGTTGCTGGTTCATTAGATTCAGCTTTTTGTTCCAGATAAACAGTCAACGCTCTTTTTAAGTTTGGAGCATGCGCTTTCAAATCTTCTTTAGACTCGAAAAAACCAACACTTTCATCAACAGCCGCTTGAGTTGCTTTTGCTGAAGGTGCACCAGCTTTACATCCCATCGCCTGAATGAAATATCCAGCTGCTGACTGACTTGTTTGTGGACTAACAAAACTTAAATACGTAGAGTCCTGACGTTCAATATCATCAGCGTTTTGATAGGCGCTGTATTTAGAAAAATTAATTTTAATTGCTTGATGAAGCTTACTTAAATCAATGTATTCAAGATCTTCCACACCGAGTGTATCGGAGAATGCGAATCCTGACTTTTGCTTGATCATCGCAGCTAAATAGAATCTAACTCCATCACTCTCATAATCCGAAAATAAGATATGTCCACCAGTAGCGAATGCAACCCCAGTAGCTTCTCGAAATAACTCCTGCATGACTGACTTTGATAGAACCATGAAGTCTTCATCACTAACATCTTCTAGTTCTGAGTATTCATAAAATGAATCGGGTACACTTCCAGAGGCCTCATCGTCCCGAAAAACACCATATCTGGCACTGTTATTCTTTCTTCCATAAATATTAACAACGCCAGCAATTACATTCTGTACACTCTCATTATCTACAGGTAGAAGGGATTGTCGGTAATGCAATGGTTGAGGTTCTTCATTTTTTTCTTTTATCAATTCATGCACAACAGCTCGATGAATAGTGATTGCCATGTAAAGTCCTTGAAGATAATTATAAATATGCAATCGTCTTACTATATAAAAGCCACACGAGAGAGTAAATGAGACCCGCTTACATTTTTTGCACTTTACACATAAAAACAAAGATTAAGAATTGCCTACTTTTTCATAACTTTCCCTGAAGTATTATCCATCCGGTACTGTGAGATCGTTCCGTCCAAGATGTGTTTTATTACTTCAACTACTGTCGCCAGTGGTACATTAAACCACTCTCTAGGCTTGTAGCTCTGTCCATCATGTCCTTTGAGGGTGATATTCAGTCGCTGGTATCCTAAGAAACCATGAACTAAAGTCTCTAGCTTATGAGCATCTATGTTGTAGCATTCGGTTGTCATTACTACGCGAACAGGCGCTTCCAAAAACGTACGATCTTTCTCTGCATGTTTAATACGGTCTTCTACACTACCTTCGGTGAACCCAATTTTGTAAAGGTTCGCCTTATAGGTTGCTAGAACACTATCTGAACTCTTAGTAGCAAGCACATATACCAACCCGGTAGGAACTGGGTTACTGTCAGGCTCAAGCAATGCTCCCTCACGATTAACTTTACATCCATGATCGTCACGAACTAATCCGTGTGTCAAAGACTGAAACAGCATATGTAGCTCTGTGCCATTTTCGAAGACCAAATGCAGCCTCGCATTGTAGCTACTGTAACCTTCCAGTCTTTCTCCAGCAGAATGAACATACCCCGTCAAGCCATTAAGAATAAAAAAATCACCAACCTGTATTTTTAGCTCATGGCGAAAACGATCAAGTGACGCAGCGCCTGCTTTGAGTTCTTTTTGGACTATTTCAAAAATAGGAGCATATCGAGAAAAATCCGCACATGGCTGACGTTTGGCAATTTCTTCCGGTTGCGATTTTTTTTCTGCAGGAACATGGCGAATAGTGAAAATGTCAGGGGCATCAAACTCTAGCAGATCATCATGATCGTCAAAGATATCATCCAAAGACGTAACTAATTCAGACTTATCTATTTCAGATGAGGGTGTTGATTCTTGAACTTCGTAGGTTGAAGAGCCGACAGATTCAATTGATGGTATATATGATGACTCATCAGCTAACAGGCCATAAGAATCAAACTCTTTTAAAGATTCTCTCTGTTCACCGTTTGATTTAAAGGCTTTTAAACGCCTGGCCAAACGCTTTTCATCGAATGAATCCGCATCACTAGCTGGTATCCGTCCATTCTTTTCAAAGAATGTTGTAATTTCCTCAAATTGGCTCGCGATTAGGTTACCAGCAGGTGCTTTTGCCTTTAAAGGAGCTACATCAAGTAGCCCCAAGTCATCATCTTCAGAAAAAATATCATCTAAGTCTCGCTTTGGCGTTTTCTTAGAAGAACGTAAACAAATCACACCTTATCCCTCTTGTTTTGCCATTCTCTGTTGCTTCATCTTGCGAATATAAGCAAGCACCTCCGCATAACGGACTTCAATAGGATCAGATGCAGTTAATGATGGTTCTCGTTGATGTTCTTTACTGAAAGCTTTAATTCTAGGCCATAGCATCACAGCTTCTTCTTCTGAGACTTTGGCTTGACTGGCTCTTACCGTCTCTTGAATCGTCTTCAACATTGCGGCATTTACAGACTTAGATAATATTTCATAAGCACCATGAAACGGGTTTACAGCATCTATCAAGTCAATATCTAAATTTTCAATGTTGACGAACTTATCACCCATCTTAATAAATTGCCGACTCGCACCAGAATCATTATTCCCAGGCTGATTATTTTTACCATGTCCTGATGTTGAGCCATCATCGATATCAGCATCATCTGGCAAATCTTTTTCATCGATAACACCACCATGTTGACCAATATACAGGCTCTGAAGAACCCCTGAGCGAACCTGCTCAATCTCATGCTCTTCCAAGTCTGGATATAAAGTTTGAATCACAGAAGGTAGCTCTATTTCATTGATAACTTCTGGCGGTGTTGTTTCGGTAATGACACCTTTTACAACAGGTTCTTTTGCCATTAATGCCGACAATATTTCGCCTTTATCACCATTTAAAATATCTAGAACTTTCTGGGATACTGGTGTAGCTGTGTCATCGATGATAAGAGTGTTGGCTGGTAACTCCCCTTGCCATTGAGAACGAGGTTTAAACTGAATACTTGGAGCCAAAATCTGCTCCATAAGTAACGATGTAGTAATCGCTTTAAGCATATTGTTAACCGATACCTTAACATCGTCGTCTTGCGCATCCGGTTGAGCGATTAGGTTCGTAAACTGGGCGTGTGTTTTACCTTTACCATCACGAGTTGCTCGACCAATGATCTGAACAATTTCGGTCATTGAACTACGATAGCCGATGGTTAGAACATGTTCACAGAACGGCCAGTCAAACCCTTCTTTTGCCATCCCCAAAGCGATAATGATGTCCATCTGTTCAGCAGACTCGATATCTCTTAAATGTGCTTGAACTTTAGGGCGCAGGTGAACGTTATCGTCAACTAAATTGGCAACCAACAGAGTTCGCCCTGTTTGCTTGCATTTTACTTGGTATATACCGGTGTTGGGATCTTGCAGAATAACTTCGCCAAGCACTTCAAGAATTTGGTCGACTTCCATGTGCTTATCTTTGGTCGATTCGCCAGAATTCACGTTAGGGATATGAATGATGGTTTTTTTAGAAGGGTCAAGAATTGATGGCAAAGCCTCTACATAAGGGCCTTGATAAAAGTGATAGCCAATACCCAATGTTTTTAAATAGTTATAGCCATTTAACTGTTCATAGTAGGTGTATGTTACCTTAGTAAACTTTGCTTCATCTTCTGGCAATAAAATAGGTATTGTATCTCCACGGAAATACGAACCAGTCATCGCTAGAATGTGAGCAGAAGAGCCATTCATCAAGACATCGATAAGATTCCCTAATCGACTATTCTCATCTGCAGACACATGATGAAATTCATCTATAGCGACAAGACAATTATCGAAATCTGTCGGAGACAACTTGTCGAATACACTGCGCAATGTTGAGTGCGTACAAACCAATGTTTGTTCTTCGCTCTCCATGAAACGCTTAAATGCGTTCGTTTTGCCTGATTCACTACCGCTGATACATAGATTGTATTCTGGCTTAATCGTCCAATCAGAGAAGAATCCATATTCGGTCAAATTGGTATCTTTAAATGAACCGCCAATAGACATTTCAGGAACGGCGACAATCACTTTTCTCAGCCCCTGATGAATCAGTTTATCCAACCCTAAAAACATCAAAGCACGAGATTTCCCAGAGGCCGGAGGTGCTTTAATCAAAAGATACTGATTATCACGTTGGGCGAATGCCCGCGCCTGCATTTCACGCATCCCCATGTCGTTATGATGCGTACTTTGCCCAGTTTGTTTATAACTGACTTCCAAAATATTGTTATTCATTCCTTCAAACCTTTTGCCAACTAAATTGAACTTATTTTTCTTTTATAGCGACCAACTCTTCATAGCGAGCCAATAGGCAGCTTAAACGGTCAGCAGTATTTCTAAATGGTCTATCCTGATAAAGTTTATCAACCGCTTCATCTAATTCTTGATGAGCAATTTGTAATTCTGGCGGCATTTTTTCTGGGTCATACAACTCAGCTAAGGTTTTTCCAGGATAGTCCTCTCTTGAAAAGAGCACATTTTCAGCAAGCCTTTCAATTTGAGAACGCTGTTCTTCAGTAACTTCCGGCCACGGGAAAGAGTTATATACAACTGAAGCTGTATATCGATAATCACTTTTCAAACGCCCTGCGACGAGACGCATCCAATCGTTATGGATTATCGAAGTCAATATACCAAATTCAAAAAGCCCCCCGTCAGGAACAATGTAGTTTAGATTTGTAGATATTACATCAGAGTTAAAAAAACCGATTGGTATGTATTTTCGTCTTTCAGAAGATACACTTGGAATCAAAATAAAACTGTCCGGATTATTTAAATCCCTAAACTGATGTGGTCTTTGAGCAAGCTTTTGAGCTCCTTTGTCAGGGCTAGCAGTCCTCACTTCCTCAACCTTTTTTACCCGTTCAACTACATAAGGCATGGACTTTAATTCAGGTTCTTGGATATCAGCTAGCCAAAGACACCATCTTTCTTTTCCATTTAAGAACTCGGTAGCTCCCATTACTTTTTTTATCCATTGAGCAGCTTTAGGTTCTTTTTCTAGAAGGAGCTCATATTCTGAACGCTCTAAGAGTAAGTGACCGCCATCATTAGGTTTGTTACCAAACAATAATGGTGGAACATTATCGGACAATATTTTTCTGTGAGCCGATACCCAAGTATTATTACCTTCTGTCAAATAAGGACTAATATTCTTAACAGACTTACAATGCCATTCACCATCAATCATTTGGTAAAGAGAGCGACTTTTAGCTCTTCCAGATAAACCAACGATAACAACATGAACAGCAGCCTTATCACGTGCATTATTTGCCCATGTGAATGTCGGATAGGCAATTTGAATATGTAATCCCAATTTAAAAATTTGAGGCCACAATGTTCCAACTTGTTCACCCTGACATATTGAATTGGTTGATACTAGAGCCAATTCAGCTTTAGATGCTTCAATAAATTTTGCACCTTTCCAGAACCAACATGCTACGTAATCAAGTGTGCCGAGTGATTTAAAATCAGCAAACACTCGTTTCATATCTTCACGCTGTTCACTTGAACGACCAACAGTACCGTGAAATGGTGGGTTACCGATTACATAAACTTCGTCTTCCGATGTTTTAGGACAAACCTCTTTCCAGTTAAGTTTTAAACTGTTTCCACTAACAATCTTACCTGTTGCTTTTAATGGTAAAGCGGGTTCTGCAGGACCAATATGTTCTTCCCACTGCTTATTGATTTGGTGCTCTGCAAGCCAAAGTGAAAGGCGTGCAATCTCACAGGCAAAATCATCAAGCTCGATACCATAAAACTGATCCAGATGAATATTGCTCATGAAAAAACTTTGGTCGATTTTCATCAACGCTTTAATAACGTCAATTTCAAGGAGTCTGAGTTCTTTATAAGCAATGATCAGGAAGTTGCCAGAACCACATGCGGGGTCAAAGACCTTGATTTGGCTTAATCGAACAAGTAGACGTTTAAGACCATTTATACTGGAGCGTTGTTTTTCCAGTTCGGAGCGAAGTGAATCAAGAAACAGAGGCTGAATCACTTTCATAATATTACTGTAGGATGTGTAGTGCTGACCTAGGCGAGCTCGCTGATCGACATCAATCACAGCCTGAAACATGCTGCCGAAAATATCAGGGTTAATAGCACTCCAATCTTCCATCCCACATTCAATAAGAATACGGCGTCCTTTTTTACCTAACGTTGGTATCGGTTCGTCACTAGAGAACAAGCCACCGTTAACATATGGGAAATCAGTAAGATGTTTAGGTAGGTGCTGACGGAGATCGCTACCATCAGGACTATTCATTACTGAAAATAGATGATAAAGAAACTGGTCTAAATTACTTCCATCTTCTTCCGTACAACTTTTGATAGCAGAAGTAAATTGACCTTTTTGCTTGAAAATACCGGTATCTTCAGCAAATAAGCAAAACAATAACCGTGTAAGAAACACGTTTAGCGCATGAATATCTTCTGGTTTACTTAAGTGATTGTTCACACGGATTAAGTCGAACAGCTTACCCATTTTGACTGCAGCCTTTACATCTGCAGGCTTTTCGCTGTTCAAAATAGCCTTTTCTAAGCCAACTAGTGGCAGGAAGAAACTGTAGTTGCGATGCAGCACTTCAAAGTCAATATCCAACCGTTCACTGGTTGCCGTATCCCACGCAAGAAAACGTTCGAAATCGGTAGTCAGAATAAAGCGGATTTTGTTCTTAGCTATCGATGGATCGTCAATACGTTCATCCAATACGGCATCAATATCCTGACCTTCTTCTACTGGAAAATAATAAAGTTTATTCTTCAGCCCAACATGGCCTGGAATCTTAGCCACATTGCGAGCACCGCCCTGACGAACCTGAGTAATCGTTGCCTTGGGGAAATTAAAGGCTGTTAGGAATCCATATATAAATTCATTGGTATCTACTGATTCAACAAGAGATTCAAGTTGTTCAAAAATCTTTGCCTGATTGACGGCCATGCCTTTTCCTTTATGAAAGCTGCTAATCTGCAATTCAGTAGCAATCTTGTCTAACGGCAATCAATTCTTATCAAAGGAATTGATTTCCTTTTAAAAATGCTACCAATTATACATCAAGTCAGTTATGCAATCCCATGAGTCGTATCAGATAAACCGCTCATTGATACGTTCACTCCCCCCTCATGACTAGCTAATGACTTAAGTCTCTGTAGATATTGTTCAAACCTTTACACGAGAGGTTAATCAACTCTTTCTTATGTGTGTGGTGTTATATTGGTGATAATTATGGAGACGACTATTCGTTACTACCAAAAAATAGTCAGCAAAAAACCTGCCATAAGATCGTGTAGCAACTGGCACAACAATCATTGTTTAGAAGGTTATAAATGGAAGACTTAGCAAAGGAAGAATTGTTTTCTCAGATAGAAGAACACTTAAAGTGCAGTGAACAAAGTTGGCTGTTGGGTGCAGGAATTAGCTTCGATGCTAAATTACCTTTGATGTCTCCCTTAACCAACAAAGTTAAAAAAGACTTGGAAAACAAGCATGAAGAGTTGTTCAACGATATTGTTGTTCCTTTGTTCAATGAATTACCGCTGGAATGCCATATAGAACACGTACTCAGTCACCTAGGCGATTATGCTGCTTTAGCGGAAAGAAACAAGGAAAAGAAGACAACGATTAATGGCAAAGAAATAGAGTTATCTCATCTTGAAGACATCCATTACGCCATTTTGGAATCTATTTCTAACGTTATTAGATGTGGTTATGTCGAAGATAAAGACGGTAACACAGTTGAAGAAGGTACATTATCTGAACCAATTGTTGATATCGAGGCTCACCTAAATTTCATTAATATGCTTTTCAACCATGCATCCGCTGGAGTTTATGAAAGAAGAAAAACGGTCAATATTTTTACTACCAATTATGACACTTTATTGGAAGACGCTTTAGCTCTGAATAAAGTTCCGTACTGGGACGGATTTGCAGGAGGCGCTGTAGCACATAGAACTCAACGATACGGCGAGCCT from Vibrio artabrorum includes these protein-coding regions:
- a CDS encoding DEAD/DEAH box helicase, which codes for MNNNILEVSYKQTGQSTHHNDMGMREMQARAFAQRDNQYLLIKAPPASGKSRALMFLGLDKLIHQGLRKVIVAVPEMSIGGSFKDTNLTEYGFFSDWTIKPEYNLCISGSESGKTNAFKRFMESEEQTLVCTHSTLRSVFDKLSPTDFDNCLVAIDEFHHVSADENSRLGNLIDVLMNGSSAHILAMTGSYFRGDTIPILLPEDEAKFTKVTYTYYEQLNGYNYLKTLGIGYHFYQGPYVEALPSILDPSKKTIIHIPNVNSGESTKDKHMEVDQILEVLGEVILQDPNTGIYQVKCKQTGRTLLVANLVDDNVHLRPKVQAHLRDIESAEQMDIIIALGMAKEGFDWPFCEHVLTIGYRSSMTEIVQIIGRATRDGKGKTHAQFTNLIAQPDAQDDDVKVSVNNMLKAITTSLLMEQILAPSIQFKPRSQWQGELPANTLIIDDTATPVSQKVLDILNGDKGEILSALMAKEPVVKGVITETTPPEVINEIELPSVIQTLYPDLEEHEIEQVRSGVLQSLYIGQHGGVIDEKDLPDDADIDDGSTSGHGKNNQPGNNDSGASRQFIKMGDKFVNIENLDIDLIDAVNPFHGAYEILSKSVNAAMLKTIQETVRASQAKVSEEEAVMLWPRIKAFSKEHQREPSLTASDPIEVRYAEVLAYIRKMKQQRMAKQEG
- a CDS encoding class I SAM-dependent DNA methyltransferase, which gives rise to MAVNQAKIFEQLESLVESVDTNEFIYGFLTAFNFPKATITQVRQGGARNVAKIPGHVGLKNKLYYFPVEEGQDIDAVLDERIDDPSIAKNKIRFILTTDFERFLAWDTATSERLDIDFEVLHRNYSFFLPLVGLEKAILNSEKPADVKAAVKMGKLFDLIRVNNHLSKPEDIHALNVFLTRLLFCLFAEDTGIFKQKGQFTSAIKSCTEEDGSNLDQFLYHLFSVMNSPDGSDLRQHLPKHLTDFPYVNGGLFSSDEPIPTLGKKGRRILIECGMEDWSAINPDIFGSMFQAVIDVDQRARLGQHYTSYSNIMKVIQPLFLDSLRSELEKQRSSINGLKRLLVRLSQIKVFDPACGSGNFLIIAYKELRLLEIDVIKALMKIDQSFFMSNIHLDQFYGIELDDFACEIARLSLWLAEHQINKQWEEHIGPAEPALPLKATGKIVSGNSLKLNWKEVCPKTSEDEVYVIGNPPFHGTVGRSSEQREDMKRVFADFKSLGTLDYVACWFWKGAKFIEASKAELALVSTNSICQGEQVGTLWPQIFKLGLHIQIAYPTFTWANNARDKAAVHVVIVGLSGRAKSRSLYQMIDGEWHCKSVKNISPYLTEGNNTWVSAHRKILSDNVPPLLFGNKPNDGGHLLLERSEYELLLEKEPKAAQWIKKVMGATEFLNGKERWCLWLADIQEPELKSMPYVVERVKKVEEVRTASPDKGAQKLAQRPHQFRDLNNPDSFILIPSVSSERRKYIPIGFFNSDVISTNLNYIVPDGGLFEFGILTSIIHNDWMRLVAGRLKSDYRYTASVVYNSFPWPEVTEEQRSQIERLAENVLFSREDYPGKTLAELYDPEKMPPELQIAHQELDEAVDKLYQDRPFRNTADRLSCLLARYEELVAIKEK
- a CDS encoding SIR2 family protein, producing MEDLAKEELFSQIEEHLKCSEQSWLLGAGISFDAKLPLMSPLTNKVKKDLENKHEELFNDIVVPLFNELPLECHIEHVLSHLGDYAALAERNKEKKTTINGKEIELSHLEDIHYAILESISNVIRCGYVEDKDGNTVEEGTLSEPIVDIEAHLNFINMLFNHASAGVYERRKTVNIFTTNYDTLLEDALALNKVPYWDGFAGGAVAHRTQRYGEPIPLNGQRANVIKMHGSIDWFLCEKGYVWRVRDNDRYPEVNRRVLIYPQATKYVATQQDPFSAQFDLFRKTLNSNSSNVLAVCGYSFGDEHINNEIEFALSKEENKTVLIAFLECRDQTLPNCIEKWRNSSFGRRVIIASLHGLYVGNEGPFTRKDGDDYWWTFKGVTSILENGCEV